The nucleotide sequence AGCTCTGGGACGACCTGGCCGACGAGACGGGGCGGCCGGTGATCCACCGGACCGGGTCAATCGACGCGGCCCCGCAGGGCAACGAGGTGTTCGAGGGGTCGCGCCGCTCCTGTGAGGAGCACGACATCCCCCACGAGGTGTTGACGGGGGCGGAGTGTAACGAGCGGTTCCCGGGCTACGACCTCCCCGCGGACTACCGGGCGGTCTACCAGGAGGACGGGGGCTTCGTCGTCCCGGAGCAGTCCATCGTGGGCCACACCGAGGCCGCCCAGGCGCGGGGTGCCGAGATCCGTGCCCGCGAGGGCGTCTACGACTGGGCACCGACGCCGGACGGCGGCGTCCGCGTCTGGACCGACCGGGACACCTACGAGGCGGACCGGCTCGTCCTCGCGGCGGGCGCGTGGAACTACAAACTCGCGGACGCCCTCTCCGGGCTGGCGGTGCCCGAGCGACAGGTGCTCGCGTGGTTCCAGCCCGAGACCCCGTCGCTGTTCGAACCCGACAGCCTCCCGGTCTGGAACATCGAGACGCCGGAGGGACGGTTCTACGGTCTCCCCATCTACGACGTGCCGGGGTTCAAACTCGGCAAGTACCACCACCTCGACGAGGCGGTCGACCCTGACGACTACGACACCGACCCCCAGCCACAGGACGAGGTGGTCCTCCGCGACTTCACCGAGAAGTACTTCCCGAAGGCCGCCGGGCCGACGATGAGCCTCGCCACCTGCATGTTCACCAACTCCCCCGACGAACATTTCATCCTCGACCGACTACCGGATCACCCCCAGGTGACCGTCGGCGCGGGCTTCTCCGGCCACGGCTTCAAGTTCGCGACCGTCATCGGCGAGATCCTCGCGGATCTGGCGGCCGACGGCGACACCGATCACCCCATCGAGATGTTCCGTCTCGACCGGTTCGACCGCGCTTAAACGTCGCAGGTGAGGCACCCGGAACCTTTTGATCGGTTCGGCGAGACGTACGGGACGTTCCATGAGTGCGGATACCTCACTCCCGGAGTCGGCACGGACCGTCGTCGTCGGGGCCGGCGCGGTCGGCTGCAGCGTCGCGTACCACCTCTCGGCGCTCGGCGCCGAGGACGTCGTCGTCGTCGATCAGGGCCCGCTGCCGGTCACCGGCGGATCGTCGACGCACGCGCCCGGTATCATGTTCCAGACGTCGCCGTCGAAGCTCATGACGAAGACGGCCCACTACACCAGTCGTCTGCTCTCCGACGCCGGCGTCTACGACGAAGTCGGCGGCATCGAGGTCGCACGATCGG is from Haloplanus salinarum and encodes:
- the solA gene encoding N-methyl-L-tryptophan oxidase is translated as MSSNDERRDVIVVGVGGMGSATAYHLADRGVDVLGLERYDIPHTNGSSHGITRIIRRAYYEHPSYIPLIERAYELWDDLADETGRPVIHRTGSIDAAPQGNEVFEGSRRSCEEHDIPHEVLTGAECNERFPGYDLPADYRAVYQEDGGFVVPEQSIVGHTEAAQARGAEIRAREGVYDWAPTPDGGVRVWTDRDTYEADRLVLAAGAWNYKLADALSGLAVPERQVLAWFQPETPSLFEPDSLPVWNIETPEGRFYGLPIYDVPGFKLGKYHHLDEAVDPDDYDTDPQPQDEVVLRDFTEKYFPKAAGPTMSLATCMFTNSPDEHFILDRLPDHPQVTVGAGFSGHGFKFATVIGEILADLAADGDTDHPIEMFRLDRFDRA